The region GTGAGGCTCGATGCCCAAGAACCTTTGGTTTTGGAATTTCAATTTCCACCGCTTAAAAACGTTGAGGCCATTGAGTTACAGGTATGGGTGGGGGGAAAGCAAGCGGCCACGGTCCAAACACCTGTTATCCTGCTTCCCCCTGCGGAAGACCGGTCACCGTTGTGGGACCTGGAAAGACTCTATGAGAGCCCAAACTACCAGGTTTTGGAGAGAGACGGAAACATCTGGTCGCTACTGTATGAAAATGAGCCCTATCTGGGTAAACCGACCCAAGTGTTTGCCTACTTGGGTTTTCCCGAGGATCTTTCGGTGCCTGTACCCGCGATGGTGCTCGTTCACGGTGGCGGTGGGACCGCGTTTAAGGAGTGGGTCCAGCTTTGGAACAACAGGGGATATGCGGCCATTGCCATGGATCTGGGGGGCTGTGGTCCTAACGGACAACCTTTACCCGACGGCGGTCCCCGCCAGGATAATGAGGGCAAGTTCTTTGATCTTTTCCGGTTGGGTTGGGAGAATACGTGGACCTATCAGGCGGTGGCGGCCTGCATCCGGGCAAGTAGTCTATTGCGGAGTTTTCCCGTAATTGATCCAGAACGAATTGGCGTGACAAGGATCAGCTGGGGTGGGTATCTTGTCTGTCTTCTGAGTGCCCTTGATCCCCGGTTTGCCTGCGCCATTTCCGTCTATGGTGCTGGCTTCTTGCAGGTGGACAGCCAATGGTCCGACTATTTTGCTTGCATGACCGTTGACCAACGTATTGAACGGCATCAATACTGTGACCCC is a window of Bacillota bacterium DNA encoding:
- a CDS encoding prolyl oligopeptidase family serine peptidase encodes the protein MNGSSLSIEFGRVHLPPQWTCIGSGVDWYSTEEDKVFGTVRISSPHPVEELEVGVAGVCWTEDGKGLLIPTRETVRLDAQEPLVLEFQFPPLKNVEAIELQVWVGGKQAATVQTPVILLPPAEDRSPLWDLERLYESPNYQVLERDGNIWSLLYENEPYLGKPTQVFAYLGFPEDLSVPVPAMVLVHGGGGTAFKEWVQLWNNRGYAAIAMDLGGCGPNGQPLPDGGPRQDNEGKFFDLFRLGWENTWTYQAVAACIRASSLLRSFPVIDPERIGVTRISWGGYLVCLLSALDPRFACAISVYGAGFLQVDSQWSDYFACMTVDQRIERHQYCDPASFLSRAQVPLFLITGTTDQAYPLNSHRLSYSLIQAPVTVAIKLGMRHSHEAAWEAKEVYLFADSILKEGPAFPQFGELEFRENEVRVPVMSIGKIQS